A genomic region of Metopolophium dirhodum isolate CAU chromosome 1, ASM1992520v1, whole genome shotgun sequence contains the following coding sequences:
- the LOC132942652 gene encoding uncharacterized protein LOC132942652: MPRERRANIGRRTRHASQQQVYSRNLREERQNIIREKDRLRHRVSTRRSLASYNRLAFQYDPTANYSDDENLDIGRMTTICRYCNALKFKRETVGLCCASGKVKLDPLLTPPQPLKTLFDGSDPDSSHFLQHILEYNNCFRMTSFGANIIREGGFMPTCKRRIIEQLQAFFHANNAVVNMFKTALERMPSDTHKFVIRADCTPTGEHVRRFNAPTVNDVAAIIVGDPTKSRDIVVQRRSNIMHRVNETHRLYDALQYPIIYWQGQDGYDITLKMVDPITGVSTNNKNLSAMNYYAYRMMIRTHEENVILKCGRLFQQFAVDMYVKVETERLAFIRFNQPKLRSEDYIHLRDAIHSDGDVQNIGRLTVLPSTYIGSPRHMHEYAQDAMTYVRNYGTPDLFITVTCNPKWTEIERELEPGQKPQDCHDIIARVFQQKLMVMMDVLTKYRVFGDTRCYMYSVEWQKRGLPHAHILIWLLNKLHSNEVDDIISAEIPDPVPDPRLHDIVTTQMVHGPCGALNPLSPCMADGKCTKRYPRPLVAETVTGNDGYPVYRRRSKEDNGRTIKVKVQNQEIEIGNEFIVPYCPLLSRIFETHANVESCHSAKSIKYLCKYVTKGSDMAVFGIASENVNDAISNFQMGRYVSTNEALWRLLSFQIHERYPTVVHLAVHLENGQRVYFTEANAAQRAERPPSTTLTSFFAMCEADPFAATLMYVEMPKYYTWNQLTKKFQRRKQGTPVPDWPQVFSTDALGRMYTVHPRNDECFYLRLLLVNVRGPKSFAHLKTVNGHQCQTYREACQLLGLLENDSHWDLTLADSVVSSNAYQIRTLFAIIITTCFPSQPIQLWNKYKDAICEDILHRLRIQTNNPDIQITDEIYNEGLILIEDQCLTIANKLLIEVGMIAPNRSMHDAFNQELNRELQYNVDTLQEFVRNNVPLLNEQQKQVYKTLMQAVDNNTGGLFFLDARLISRKANRLVFAG; this comes from the exons ATGCCTAGAGAACGACGTGCGAACATCGGCCGCCGCACAAGACATGCAAGCCAGCAACAAGTCTATTCAAGGAACTTAAGAGAAgaaagacaaaatataataagagaAAAAGACCGATTGAGACATCGCGTGAGCACACGAAGATCATTGGCATCATACAATCGCTTGGCATTCCAATATGATCCCACTGCGAACTACAGTGATGATGAAAATTTGGATATTGGACGAATGACGACTATATGCCGATATTGCAATGCGTTAAAGTTCAAAAGAGAAACGGTTGGATTGTGCTGCGCAAGTGGAAAAGTCAAACTGGATCCATTACTTACACCACCACAGCCACTGAAAACATTGTTTGATGGAAGTGATCCCGATTCCAGCCATTTTCTTCAACACATCCTTGAATACAATAACTGCTTTCGCATGACTTCCTTTGGAGCTAATATCATTCGAGAAGGCGGCTTCATGCCGACTTGCAAG AGACGAATTATTGAACAGTTGCAAGCATTTTTTCACGCTAATAATGCTGTGGTTAATATGTTCAAAACAGCATTGGAACGAATGCCATCGGATACGCACAAATTTGTCATAAGAGCGGATTGTACTCCAACAGGTGAACATGTGCGAAGATTCAATGCACCCACCGTTAATGATGTTGCTGCAATTATTGTTGGCGATCCAACTAAATCACGAGACATTGTCGTTCAGCGAAGAAGCAATATCATGCATCGTGTAAACGAGACACATCGTTTGTACGATGCGTTACAATATCCAATCATTTATTGGCAAGGGCAAGACGGATACGACATCACGTTGAAGATGGTCGATCCAATTACAG GAGTAtcaacgaataataaaaatctaagcGCAATGAATTACTATGCGTATCGTATGATGATTCGTACACATGAGGAGAATGTCATTCTGAAGTGCGGTCGGCTATTCCAGCAATTCGCTGTCGACATGTATGTCAAAGTCGAGACCGAACGTTTAGCGTTCATCAGATTCAATCAGCCAAAGCTACGATCTGAGGACTATATACACTTGCGTGATGCTATTCATTCAGATGGTGATGTTCAGAATATTGGACGACTGACGGTTCTCCCATCAACTTATATCGGAAGCCCACGCCACATGCACGAATACGCTCAAGACGCTATGACGTACGTACGAAATTATGGAACTCCGGATTTATTTATTACGGTCACATGCAATCCGAAGTGGACGGAAATTGAACGCGAGTTGGAACCGGGTCAAAAACCGCAAGATTGCCATGACATAATCGCCAGAGTATTTCAGCAAAAACTCATGGTTATGATGGATGTGCTTACTAAGTATCGAGTTTTTGGTGACACACGTTGTTATATGTACTCGGTGGAATGGCAGAAGCGTGGACTACCGCATGCTCATATCCTAATTTGGTTGCTGAACAAATTACATTCAAATGAAGTGGATGACATCATATCAGCTGAAATTCCTGATCCAGTCCCTGATCCCCGTCTACACGACATTGTGACGACACAGATGGTGCATGGACCGTGCGGTGCATTAAATCCATTATCGCCTTGCATGGCTGATGGAAAGTGCACAAAACGATATCCGCGACCGTTAGTTGCTGAAACAGTCACAGGGAACGATGGATATCCAGTTTATCGTCGGCGTTCAAAAGAAGATAACGGTCGAACTATCAAAGTTAAAGTTCAAAATCAAGAGATTGAGATCGGAAATGAATTCATTGTACCATATTGCCCGCTGCTATCACGAATTTTCGAAACACATGCAAACGTTGAGAGTTGTCATTCGGCcaaatcaatcaaatatttgtgCAAGTACGTCACAAAAGGCAGCGACATGGCTGTGTTTGGTATTGCGTCGGAAAATGTGAATGACGCAATCAGCAACTTCCAAATGGGCAGATACGTCAGTACTAATGAAGCACTGTGGCGATTATTGTCATTTCAAATTCATGAAAGATATCCCACAGTTGTACATTTAGCAGTGCATTTGGAAAATGGCCAAAGAGTTTACTTCACTGAGGCTAATGCGGCACAACGAGCTGAGAGACCACCATCGACAACATTGACTAGCTTCTTTGCAATGTGTGAAGCAGATCCATTCGCAGCGACGCTGATGTACGTTGAAATGCCCAAGTATTACACTTGGAATCAATTAACAAAGAAATTCCAACGTCGCAAACAAGGAACCCCAGTTCCAGACTGGCCACAGGTGTTTTCAACTGATGCACTAGGTCGTATGTACACTGTTCATCCTAGAAAcgatgaatgtttttatttgcgaCTGCTGTTAGTAAATGTACGTGGACCGAAATCATTTGCGCATTTGAAAACTGTGAATGGCCACCAATGCCAAACATATCGAGAAGCATGTCAACTATTGGGTTTGCTGGAGAACGATTCTCATTGGGATTTAACACTTGCAGATTCAGTTGTTTCATCAAATGCGTACCAAATACGAACGCTGTTCGCAATTATCATCACCACATGTTTTCCTTCACAACCAATTCAGTTATGGAACAAATACAAAGACGCCATATGTGAAGATATCTTGCATCGCTTGCGTATTCAAACGAATAATCCTGACATCCAAATAACCGATGAAATCTACAATGAAGGATTGATTCTGATTGAGGATCAATGCTTGACTATTGCAAACAAGCTACTGATTGAAGTAGGAATGATTGCGCCAAATCGATCGATGCACGATGCATT